The genomic stretch AGCGCATGCCGCGGAGATGAGTAGCATTGAATTTCATGGGTATTTTCGTGCTGGTGTGATTAATAGTGTGGAGAATGATCTAAAACGCTCTAATTTTGCTGGTCAGAAGGAAACGTTAGGTCGTTTAGGCATTGAAGCCGACAACGATTACAAAGCCAACCTCGTTAGCAATTGGGACTTTGACGACGGTAGAAATTTCCGTATTAATTTTGGTGTTGGAGCAAAAGGGAAAGAAGCAGGATTATCCTCCAGCGCGGATGGATTTGATGCCGCGATCACTAATGCGTTCGTTGAGTTAAAGGGTGTTTCACCAACGGGAACGTTTTGGGCTGGTAAGCGCGAATATGGTAAGAGCGATAATTATATTTTCATGACCGACTTCTTTTACACAGATATGTCCGGTATAGGGATTGGCTTAACGGATTTAAGCCTTTTTGGCAATGAATTTGATCTTGCGTATATAGCCAGTGATCGATATGACGAAAATACAGACCGATGGGCAGATTCTCCAACACAAGTTGGTAACAATGGAACTAACTTAAATAATCTTCTCCATGCAATCCATATTGGAACCAGTTTTGATAATCTCTCTGTATCCGCTTTATTAAAGACGATGCCAGACAACTGGGATGCACAGGGGAAAGAGTGGGCTGAAACCGGTTTTGATTTAACACTGACGTATAAAATGTCGAGCTTCTTTGGTCTAGCTGGCAATGGCTTTTCAAATATTATCGCTCAAGCGGGTAAAGGTTTGGGTGCTGGCAATTTGTTGGGTGGCACCATAACGGACTACAACGCTTATGCTCCCGGATCTTTAGCTCAGGGGCAGCATGACGACTGGGGTGCGGCAGGCGATGCGCGTCAGCTACTCTCAAAAGTAGAGGATGATGATACCTCTGCAAGAGTGATGCTCTGGGGGGGCTATACTTTTGATAACGGAGTCGGGTTTTTCCCATCCATTCAAGGTCAGTATAACCATATGGCGTCAGGGGATGCTCGTTCACAGAGCGACTACAACTACTGGTTGTCTGCAATGACAAGAATGACAGTGCCTGTTAGTTCTCATTTCTACGTTCAAGGTGAAGTAGGCTACGCATACAACAATTGGGGTGGGAGTTCGTGGAACCAATCTAAGTTGACCATTGCACCAACGTTTATTTTGCCAACCTCCGTTGGAGTGAATCCGGAAATCAGACTATTAGCCTCATATTTACCTAAATCTTGGACTAATTTAAATGAGGTTTCAGGTAAGCCTGAGGATGACTTTATTGTTGGCTTCCAAGCTGATCTTTGGTGGTAAGTTAATTACGTTAAATGAAATAGCATAAGAAATTATTTAATTAATTTAACTTAAATTTAATTTATATAAGCAGTAAAGCTAAATAATTAAATTTCGAATTTTTATTCGCTCGTAGTCGCTCTTTATTGAGCGATGAGTGACGATTGATCACAACCAAAATTATCATGGATATATTTTAAGGACATTTGGATGAGCAACGAAATAAAGCATTTCAGGCTGACTAATCTTGTGTTGGCCAGTGCGATAGCATTATTGATCAGTGGATGTGGTGAAGAGAGCCTAACGAATCCACCGACAACCCCTGAACCACCAACGACAAATCCGCCAACCACGAACCCAGGTACGGACTTCGTGATTTTTCAAGATCAAGTTAATAGTGCTTGGCCAGCATGGGATTGTTGTGGTGGTACGACACCCACCAATCCCGTGGAGCTGGGGGACTATGGCATTGTGACGGAGTTTACTGTGGGAGCAACACCGGCCGTTTTGGGTTTTGTTCGCTCTCAAACTGCAGGGCCACTCGATATTAGTGCGTATCAAGCCAAAGGGACGGTTGAATTTGATATCAAATTGATGAGCGCGCCGATTGCTGGCCCGACCAACTGGTTTATCAAGTTGGAAAGCAATGGTGGGGCGATTAATGCAGGCAGTGAAGAAGCGGAAGTATCGATCACCGCACCTCAGGTCAACACATGGCAAAAGGTCGCCATCCCGGTGGCGGACTTGGCCAACTTAGGGCTTGATCTGACGAGTGTGGATAACTTCTTGATTTATCCAGCTTGGGGTACAGGAGAAGGGGCGGTATATCGCGTTGATAATATTAAGTTTATCCTCGACGGCGTGACGGAGCCGCAACCAGATCCTGACCCGACACCAAGACCCGATGCAGACAGCGGACTTAAACTGGATCTCACTCAAGCGGTGACGGATTTCGGTGGTTCGGTCTCTCAGTTGGGGGTTGCCGATCCTGCGGTTTTAGCCGCCGCATCGTCGAGCAGTCAAATCATCAAAACCACCAAAACCGACGGCGCTGAAACGTGGGCCGGGACAACCTTGGGCGATCTGGCAGCGATTCCGTTTGCCGACGATCGGCAAAAAGTCTCCGTGTGGATCTACTCTGAAGAGAGCAGCATACCTGTATTGCTCAAGCTTGAAGACCAAAATGACGGAGAAAAATTTGTCGAAGCGCTGGCGACAACCACGATTGCGGGCGCTTGGGAAAAAGTGACGTTTGATTTCTCGCTTCCTCACGCTGGCGTTGTGGATTCCAGTGTCGTTTACGATAAGAAGTCCATTTTCTTCGATTTTGGCCAACCGGGCACTGGGACGGTGTTCTACTGGGATGACATGACTTTCGTTGATGCCGATAGCACAACCAATCCCGATGAACCGGATTTACCCACCGATCCTGCCCAAATCACACTATTTAACGATGCAGCTAATCCCAAATGGGTGGCGTGGGACTGTTGTGGTGGCTCGACACCTAGCGTTATCACAGACTCAGATAGCCAATATGGTGAGGTCACGGAGTTTGTGATTAACGGCCCCACCGTGGTTGGTTTTTCATCGCGCGCTGATGCCGGTGCTGTTGATGGTCAACCAATCGACGTGAGTGCTTGGCAGGACAAAGGAACGGTTTCTTTTGACCTCAAACTGACCAATGATGCGGGCGCGACGGATTGGAAATTTAAAGTGGAGTCTGTGAACGCAGCAACGGCAGTGGAAATGAGCTTGGTTGAAGCACCTGAACTGAATACGTGGAAGCATTACCAATTTAGTCTCAATGATCTTGCCAGTGCGGGATTAGACCTAACGAACATTGACTTGCTGATGATCTTCCCTGCATGGGGCTCGGGTATTGGTTCGAGCTATCTGGTAGATAACGTGGTCTTCTCCTCAACCGGTGCAACGTCGCCTTCAGATCCCACTGATCCGCCACTCCCACCAACACAAGATGGTGCTAATCTATTGATTAATGGCGATTTCTCCTCAAACAAGCTTGACCCTTGGTATCAAGTTGGAGCGGGCAGCGTTGAAGTGATTGATGGTGTGTTGAAGACAGCGGCGTATTCAGGGGGCGAGGCGCGCATTAAGC from Vibrio navarrensis encodes the following:
- a CDS encoding carbohydrate porin encodes the protein MVNQFHFIKSKLALGVAIGLAFASQAHAAEMSSIEFHGYFRAGVINSVENDLKRSNFAGQKETLGRLGIEADNDYKANLVSNWDFDDGRNFRINFGVGAKGKEAGLSSSADGFDAAITNAFVELKGVSPTGTFWAGKREYGKSDNYIFMTDFFYTDMSGIGIGLTDLSLFGNEFDLAYIASDRYDENTDRWADSPTQVGNNGTNLNNLLHAIHIGTSFDNLSVSALLKTMPDNWDAQGKEWAETGFDLTLTYKMSSFFGLAGNGFSNIIAQAGKGLGAGNLLGGTITDYNAYAPGSLAQGQHDDWGAAGDARQLLSKVEDDDTSARVMLWGGYTFDNGVGFFPSIQGQYNHMASGDARSQSDYNYWLSAMTRMTVPVSSHFYVQGEVGYAYNNWGGSSWNQSKLTIAPTFILPTSVGVNPEIRLLASYLPKSWTNLNEVSGKPEDDFIVGFQADLWW
- a CDS encoding carbohydrate binding domain-containing protein, which encodes MSNEIKHFRLTNLVLASAIALLISGCGEESLTNPPTTPEPPTTNPPTTNPGTDFVIFQDQVNSAWPAWDCCGGTTPTNPVELGDYGIVTEFTVGATPAVLGFVRSQTAGPLDISAYQAKGTVEFDIKLMSAPIAGPTNWFIKLESNGGAINAGSEEAEVSITAPQVNTWQKVAIPVADLANLGLDLTSVDNFLIYPAWGTGEGAVYRVDNIKFILDGVTEPQPDPDPTPRPDADSGLKLDLTQAVTDFGGSVSQLGVADPAVLAAASSSSQIIKTTKTDGAETWAGTTLGDLAAIPFADDRQKVSVWIYSEESSIPVLLKLEDQNDGEKFVEALATTTIAGAWEKVTFDFSLPHAGVVDSSVVYDKKSIFFDFGQPGTGTVFYWDDMTFVDADSTTNPDEPDLPTDPAQITLFNDAANPKWVAWDCCGGSTPSVITDSDSQYGEVTEFVINGPTVVGFSSRADAGAVDGQPIDVSAWQDKGTVSFDLKLTNDAGATDWKFKVESVNAATAVEMSLVEAPELNTWKHYQFSLNDLASAGLDLTNIDLLMIFPAWGSGIGSSYLVDNVVFSSTGATSPSDPTDPPLPPTQDGANLLINGDFSSNKLDPWYQVGAGSVEVIDGVLKTAAYSGGEARIKQQRIGAGQLTANQSVTVTFKMKGELSDGGVVNGIVHTESPAGVSGTEVLSLPAPTSEWVEHSFTFNIGNDPEWGLGLTLGGVCGAVDSCTAKVEFDDIRLIAVVTPPTTDPDLPNPDLPPVDNTGNLLVNGDFAADKLDPWFQVGGGSVSVINGSVRTSAGSGGEARIKQQRIGQGALVANQSVTVTFNMKGQVTDGGVVNGVIHTESPAGVSGTEVLSLPAPTNEWVEHSFTFNIGNDPEWGLGFTLGGVCGAVAGCSVAVDFDNIRLTAN